In Alicyclobacillus macrosporangiidus CPP55, a single window of DNA contains:
- a CDS encoding ParM/StbA family protein, whose protein sequence is MVRLAAVDIGNDSVKPIYEGANSSMVKGTILPNVIAEVSEDRGVVSLESSVYEGIHCRVTSPSLAKSGVYAVGNLATRYASNQEPEPGDMKSTSDQAVIMLLVALALDAAQNVPANSNGIIEAKYALSTGLPLKEVKQLGAKTVFRDRLMGKVHEVEFLQTPQIGKTTVRIEFESVDVYSEGQAAMMHLVTDDHGRIRNEELLQKSILINDIGGLSTDSAVIERGEPDNINSDGMNSGVSEYLDQIIEQVYERYHHRIRSRRNLVRDVLLAKDERKNHIFVDGKLTSIKDIVDEALMACAKAQHEHLGRMWKKVSDLELVYQIGGGSALIRPYLTYINENSKHVYPLRWQESAEESIWMIVESYWKMLVLSRKAEAAAGEV, encoded by the coding sequence ATGGTCAGACTGGCTGCTGTTGACATCGGGAATGACAGTGTGAAGCCGATCTACGAGGGCGCAAATTCGTCGATGGTCAAGGGCACGATTCTGCCGAACGTGATTGCTGAGGTATCTGAGGACCGTGGCGTAGTGTCCCTGGAGAGCAGCGTGTACGAGGGGATTCACTGCCGCGTCACCAGCCCGTCCCTCGCGAAGAGCGGTGTGTACGCGGTGGGGAACCTGGCTACGAGGTATGCGTCCAATCAAGAGCCGGAGCCGGGGGACATGAAATCAACGAGCGACCAAGCCGTCATCATGCTTCTGGTTGCCCTGGCGCTGGATGCCGCACAGAACGTTCCTGCTAACAGTAACGGGATCATCGAGGCCAAGTATGCCTTGTCAACCGGTTTGCCCCTCAAGGAAGTGAAACAGCTTGGTGCCAAGACGGTCTTCCGGGATCGCTTGATGGGCAAAGTACATGAAGTCGAATTCCTGCAAACTCCACAGATTGGCAAGACCACCGTGCGAATCGAGTTTGAGTCTGTGGACGTGTACAGCGAGGGCCAAGCGGCGATGATGCATTTGGTCACCGACGACCACGGGCGAATTCGCAATGAGGAGCTGTTGCAAAAGTCGATCCTCATCAACGACATCGGCGGGCTGTCCACGGACTCGGCGGTCATCGAGCGCGGTGAGCCGGACAATATCAATTCGGACGGCATGAACAGCGGCGTATCGGAGTACCTGGACCAAATCATCGAGCAGGTGTACGAGCGGTATCATCACCGGATTCGGTCGCGCAGGAATCTGGTGCGGGATGTCCTGCTTGCCAAGGACGAGCGCAAGAACCACATCTTTGTGGACGGTAAATTAACGTCCATAAAAGACATCGTGGACGAGGCGCTGATGGCCTGCGCGAAAGCTCAACACGAGCACCTGGGCCGTATGTGGAAGAAGGTATCCGACCTGGAGTTGGTGTATCAGATCGGCGGTGGTTCTGCACTCATTCGGCCGTATCTGACGTACATCAACGAGAACAGTAAGCATGTCTATCCGCTCCGGTGGCAGGAGTCGGCGGAGGAAAGCATCTGGATGATCGTGGAGTCGTACTGGAAGATGCTCGTACTCTCTCGAAAGGCCGAAGCTGCGGCAGGGGAAGTGTAA
- a CDS encoding ATPase, T2SS/T4P/T4SS family, with protein MSVRELLPEQPFRADRYLAQLQAGRAREQGEVPFERVIEAFKQYLGHEVGADEDADSDYLTRKYQAIIGEPAAKQYFIGRIYDFLREHPQYQNTRYPWYYPNLPEAIFQHHLGFGPMSVWFANPTESATVNGTQILFGVKGQSTKVLQPFEFDSIDQVKRLVRTLTLKDPHNQVNQTNNWTQVDMVDGTRVTIFTPPLSETYVLVFRQYVFNQYTFEHEAEMRTIPADSVRWWKLLSRLMLTMITTGIRRSGKTTFLKVIFGARDPNLEVVTVERGTFEAHLKRDFPDRAARIIALKSPLDEMTSLFPAFLRSDAHYMMVPEIRSMEVDLLFLSRERGNGALASYHSPYVENIPRELADLSLEARPNRDHRATYIRAAQSIDVAISMWEDPTGRKIVTGVYAYEYDHESESFSVTTWMKYHRATDTWTFHAEVPPQMRQRLEDTYPEVLEPFLKEFKRLEEAHPFQGQAVRRIRIGG; from the coding sequence GTGTCCGTGCGTGAATTGCTGCCTGAACAACCGTTTCGAGCGGACAGGTATCTTGCACAACTGCAAGCCGGACGTGCACGGGAGCAGGGAGAGGTTCCGTTTGAGCGGGTGATAGAGGCCTTCAAACAGTATCTAGGCCATGAAGTGGGAGCCGACGAAGACGCGGATTCGGATTACTTGACCCGCAAGTATCAGGCGATCATCGGCGAGCCCGCCGCCAAACAGTATTTCATCGGACGCATCTATGATTTCTTGCGCGAGCACCCGCAGTATCAGAACACACGGTATCCCTGGTACTACCCGAACCTGCCGGAAGCGATCTTTCAGCACCATCTGGGTTTCGGTCCAATGAGTGTGTGGTTCGCCAATCCGACCGAATCCGCCACGGTCAACGGTACGCAGATTCTCTTTGGCGTAAAGGGTCAAAGCACGAAGGTGTTGCAACCGTTCGAGTTTGACTCCATCGACCAGGTGAAACGATTGGTCCGCACCCTCACGCTCAAGGACCCGCATAACCAGGTCAATCAGACGAACAACTGGACGCAGGTGGATATGGTGGACGGGACACGCGTCACGATTTTCACTCCGCCGCTGTCCGAGACCTACGTCCTGGTGTTTCGTCAGTACGTCTTCAACCAGTACACATTTGAGCATGAGGCCGAAATGCGCACGATTCCTGCTGATTCCGTGCGGTGGTGGAAGCTGCTCAGCCGACTGATGTTGACGATGATCACGACGGGTATCCGGCGTAGCGGCAAGACCACGTTTCTGAAGGTTATTTTTGGGGCCAGGGACCCGAATCTCGAAGTCGTGACGGTAGAACGCGGGACGTTCGAGGCGCACTTGAAACGGGACTTTCCTGACAGGGCCGCACGGATCATCGCGCTCAAATCGCCGCTTGACGAGATGACTTCCTTGTTCCCGGCATTCCTGCGCAGTGACGCACATTACATGATGGTCCCGGAGATTCGCAGCATGGAAGTGGATCTGCTTTTCCTCTCGCGGGAACGGGGAAATGGGGCATTGGCAAGTTATCACAGCCCGTATGTAGAGAACATCCCGCGTGAGCTGGCGGACTTGAGCCTGGAGGCCCGGCCCAATCGAGATCACCGGGCAACGTACATTCGGGCGGCGCAGAGCATTGATGTCGCGATCAGCATGTGGGAGGACCCTACCGGGCGAAAAATCGTCACAGGTGTGTACGCATACGAGTACGACCACGAAAGTGAATCGTTTAGTGTCACCACTTGGATGAAGTATCACCGGGCGACCGACACCTGGACATTCCATGCGGAGGTCCCGCCGCAAATGAGGCAGCGCTTGGAAGACACGTATCCCGAGGTGTTGGAACCGTTTCTGAAGGAGTTCAAAAGGCTGGAGGAAGCACATCCGTTTCAGGGACAAGCGGTACGCCGGATAAGGATTGGAGGGTAG
- a CDS encoding SAF domain-containing protein, with translation MKPWLKYTIATTLFVTGVGGSIVYNQFLAPYLGSQWVYVAARQLEANTAIRDSDFKRVRLPKDEVSPDAVTDVTKLTGAYTAQAMSQNQQFTALNTQPNPFTITPGTEDVPIPSGWIAAMSPTLRQGDYVDLIPMAQPQQAGQGKTPPVAGGVDTTKPVLSHILVLSVHTSSNQEVTSQPPGGSQTVGARQNGSGTPSVLDLKMTDDQAGTLASLIQQKYQLLIVGVAPDSAQKSNP, from the coding sequence GTGAAACCGTGGTTGAAGTACACGATTGCGACCACCCTGTTTGTAACTGGGGTGGGAGGAAGTATTGTGTATAACCAGTTTCTCGCACCGTATCTTGGAAGCCAGTGGGTCTACGTCGCGGCGCGACAGCTTGAGGCGAACACCGCCATCCGGGATTCAGACTTTAAGCGTGTGAGGTTGCCAAAGGACGAAGTGAGCCCGGACGCGGTTACGGACGTGACGAAGCTGACAGGAGCTTACACAGCACAGGCGATGTCGCAGAATCAACAGTTTACCGCGCTTAACACGCAACCCAATCCGTTCACGATCACACCGGGGACGGAGGACGTGCCGATCCCATCGGGCTGGATTGCGGCAATGTCACCGACGCTGAGGCAGGGGGACTACGTGGATCTCATCCCGATGGCCCAACCTCAGCAGGCAGGGCAAGGGAAGACGCCACCTGTCGCGGGCGGGGTCGATACGACCAAGCCGGTCTTGAGTCACATTTTGGTGTTGTCCGTGCACACCAGCAGCAACCAGGAAGTGACCAGCCAACCCCCGGGAGGGTCGCAAACCGTTGGGGCGAGACAGAACGGATCTGGCACGCCGAGTGTGCTGGACCTGAAGATGACCGACGACCAGGCGGGCACCCTCGCCAGTTTGATTCAGCAGAAATACCAGTTGCTCATCGTCGGTGTGGCTCCGGACTCCGCACAGAAATCAAATCCGTGA
- a CDS encoding lytic transglycosylase domain-containing protein encodes MKRRKSIFRVPREPKEVFAWLSKQMALSLGCGGTLGLAALLIVGLSLFGFLIGDYQGTGKGVVNGGNVTLDDVTIAQNTALKTTYQEAATQWQKGLTQEQINQVEQQQVDLPAAVLMAVGKMQNNMDPPNADTYYQYLQPKYTWKTYIDVTIRYWTVCDKSGCHTESQETDTPVTMLQTADTWDGTLTDTYKWVETMQGTTSDGVYTKKIVLDKSTRTYDWSRIWNLFQHVPTKEGNILGNTQENEDTLAGLIGAVDYGITDPEVQKMVTQVLFPGGVQVSGIPYVSTAVPSGDTIKNILHYKDAIEAAAKMFNIPAVLIAGVMYQESGGNQLDSSGHILTSSAGALGLMQMLPSTAAGLTVNGQAVGNNAYAYLSNPATNILLGAEYLSELYHEFGQNIEETLAAYNAGPGAVQQALARGYQIPQYQETIQYVQNIAGHWIPALTPYFGAVQ; translated from the coding sequence ATGAAACGGCGAAAGAGCATATTTCGGGTGCCGCGAGAGCCGAAGGAAGTGTTCGCGTGGCTCAGTAAACAGATGGCGCTGTCGCTGGGATGCGGCGGGACATTGGGGCTGGCCGCGCTGCTCATTGTTGGACTGTCGTTGTTCGGCTTTCTCATCGGAGATTATCAAGGCACCGGGAAGGGCGTGGTCAATGGCGGCAACGTGACGCTGGACGATGTCACCATCGCACAGAACACAGCCTTGAAGACGACCTATCAGGAGGCCGCCACCCAGTGGCAGAAAGGCCTGACCCAGGAACAAATCAACCAGGTGGAACAGCAGCAGGTGGACCTGCCGGCGGCGGTTCTCATGGCCGTTGGCAAGATGCAAAACAACATGGATCCGCCGAATGCGGACACGTATTACCAGTACCTGCAACCGAAGTACACCTGGAAGACGTACATTGATGTGACCATCCGGTACTGGACCGTGTGCGACAAAAGCGGGTGCCACACGGAATCGCAGGAGACCGACACGCCGGTAACGATGCTGCAAACCGCCGATACGTGGGACGGTACGCTTACGGACACGTACAAGTGGGTGGAGACCATGCAGGGCACGACGTCAGATGGTGTGTACACCAAAAAGATCGTGCTCGATAAATCCACCCGGACCTACGACTGGTCTCGCATTTGGAACCTGTTTCAGCATGTCCCGACAAAGGAAGGGAACATCCTCGGGAACACTCAGGAGAACGAAGACACCCTGGCGGGTCTTATCGGGGCGGTGGACTACGGCATCACTGACCCGGAAGTACAGAAGATGGTCACCCAGGTGCTTTTCCCGGGCGGCGTGCAGGTGAGCGGCATTCCGTATGTGTCGACGGCCGTTCCAAGCGGGGACACCATCAAGAACATCTTGCACTACAAAGACGCCATTGAGGCAGCGGCCAAGATGTTCAACATCCCCGCCGTGCTCATCGCGGGCGTCATGTACCAGGAATCAGGCGGGAATCAATTGGACTCGTCCGGGCACATACTCACATCCAGCGCTGGGGCGCTTGGACTCATGCAGATGCTTCCCAGCACTGCGGCTGGTCTTACGGTAAACGGGCAAGCCGTGGGTAACAACGCATATGCCTACTTGTCCAACCCCGCGACAAACATCTTGCTCGGCGCGGAGTATCTCTCTGAACTCTACCACGAGTTTGGTCAGAACATCGAGGAAACGCTCGCTGCATACAACGCCGGTCCAGGCGCGGTGCAGCAGGCGCTTGCAAGGGGATATCAGATCCCGCAATACCAGGAGACGATTCAGTACGTGCAAAACATCGCCGGACACTGGATTCCGGCACTCACACCGTACTTTGGCGCTGTTCAATGA
- a CDS encoding HD-GYP domain-containing protein — protein MESSTMINSRLSLEQTEALFESLGHVAEYGDPDAQNHVRRVSAYARFISERVLHWPEQETQRVGIAALVHDIGKVAVPRELLLKPGGLALAEHQYIQQHTVHGYRILDELQNKLVSRLVEVDSDLFELAKQVALHHHENWDGTGYPGGLAKDRIPIVARIVKIADVIDALLSPRPYKLPQSWEQVRTQLSMGAGWQFDSELLCGLLDVEDEFVGLTKSQRYSVAG, from the coding sequence ATGGAGTCGTCGACCATGATCAACAGTCGGCTGTCGCTCGAACAAACCGAGGCTCTCTTCGAAAGCTTAGGTCACGTCGCCGAATACGGAGATCCCGACGCACAAAATCATGTGCGTCGAGTGTCTGCGTACGCCCGGTTCATATCGGAAAGGGTATTGCACTGGCCGGAGCAGGAGACGCAACGGGTGGGGATTGCCGCATTAGTGCATGACATCGGCAAGGTGGCCGTACCGCGTGAGCTGCTGCTGAAGCCGGGCGGGCTTGCGCTCGCGGAACACCAGTACATCCAACAACACACTGTGCACGGGTATCGGATCCTGGATGAACTGCAGAATAAACTGGTGAGTCGTCTTGTGGAAGTTGATTCGGACCTGTTTGAACTTGCCAAACAAGTTGCCCTTCATCATCACGAGAACTGGGACGGGACGGGTTATCCGGGCGGGCTCGCGAAGGACCGGATTCCCATTGTGGCCCGCATCGTGAAAATTGCGGATGTCATCGACGCACTATTGAGTCCGCGCCCGTACAAACTGCCTCAGTCTTGGGAACAGGTGCGGACGCAGTTGTCGATGGGAGCCGGATGGCAGTTCGACAGTGAATTACTGTGCGGACTTCTGGACGTAGAAGATGAATTTGTCGGGCTCACCAAATCGCAGCGGTATTCGGTGGCTGGGTGA